CTTAGTCAGCCAGGCTTCCATCGCCACAAAAAAATGCCCTAACTCTCGTTGTACAGGCTCCGGTAAGATAGCGATTTCTGCTGAAAGAATGCCACACAAGCACATTTGCTCCTGGTCTAAGCCATGCCGATAAAGACGGCAAAACTGCACCAGTTGCTCTCGTAGGTCAGAGGTTGTTTGTTCAAAGCGGTTGAGGGTTTGCAGAGCAGTATCTCGGTACCGATTCACCAATGCCTTTGTCAACTCTTCTTTAGAATAAAAGTGATAGTGGATGCTGGCCTTCCGAATTCCCACCTGTTCTGAAATGTCAGCATAGCTGAAAGCACTATACCCCCGCTTTCGCACCAGATCTTCAGCCACATCAAGAATCTGTTGAGCCGTATCAGCTTTCATAGGTCAATTACTTACTCAAACACACGCTACACAAGGTGTTTGCAGAAGTCGCTCGGCACGATTGACCTGCTGTTTTGTTTGAGCAATTTGGTTCAATAGTCTAGCTCGCGATTGTTGAAGCATTTCCAGTTGTTCTTCGATCTCCTCTAGCTCAACTAGAAGAATGGGCAGAACTGAATCCTTGTTCAATGTTGGAGATGATTGATGTCGAATGAGTTGGGGACTCATGATATTGCCTCTTAATCAGTGACCAATGCAATAGCTTGATTATCTACCTACTAGTTGGTAGGTGTCAAGATGTAGCCGTAGCTACATTTGATAGAGCTGAGGCGAGTCAGAAAGCTTTTCCAGCATCGGGGTTTGAGCCATTGCCTTTGCCTTAAGCTTTCTGACCAAAGCTATGGTCAGAATGGAGTTGATCCACAAGTA
This DNA window, taken from Oscillatoria sp. FACHB-1407, encodes the following:
- a CDS encoding TetR/AcrR family transcriptional regulator; translation: MKADTAQQILDVAEDLVRKRGYSAFSYADISEQVGIRKASIHYHFYSKEELTKALVNRYRDTALQTLNRFEQTTSDLREQLVQFCRLYRHGLDQEQMCLCGILSAEIAILPEPVQRELGHFFVAMEAWLTKVLKRGCETGYLKLRTSPEQEAAFLMATLQGVQLMARTSDDSEATFDRIMNPLLAAMMIHGTPC